The following are from one region of the Mus caroli chromosome 13, CAROLI_EIJ_v1.1, whole genome shotgun sequence genome:
- the LOC110308647 gene encoding olfactory receptor 1F12 — protein sequence MEKENQTSVSEFLLLGFSSWPGHQGLLFALFLCLYLTGLFGNLLILLAIGSNNHLHTPMYFFLANLSLVDLCLPSATVPKMLLNIQTKSQSISYPGCLAQMYFCMMFANMDNFLLTVMAYDRFVAICHPLHYTTIMTPCLCTSLVSFSWVIATFNPLLHTLMMARLHFCSENIIHHFFCDINSLLPLSCSDTSLNQLMVLSVVGLIFVVPSVCILASYGRIVSAVMKITSMEGKLKAFSTCGSHLALVILFYGAIAGIYMSPSSNHSTEKDSAASVIFMVVAPVLNPFIYSLRNNELKGTLKKTFSQSKICSK from the coding sequence ATGgagaaggaaaaccaaaccagCGTCTCTGAGTTTCTCCTCCTGGGCTTTTCAAGTTGGCCAGGGCATCAAGGGCTTCTCTTTGCACTCTTCCTATGTCTCTATTTAACAGGACTATTTGGAAACCTCCTCATCTTGTTAGCCATTGGTTCAAACAATCACCTACACACACCTATGTATTTCTTCCTTGCCAATTTGTCCTTGGTAGACCTCTGCCTTCCTTCAGCTACAGTCCCCAAGATGCTATTGAACATCCAAACCAAGTCTCAGTCCATCTCCTACCCTGGATGCCTGGCTCAGATGTATTTCTGTATGATGTTTGCTAACATGGACAACTTCCTTCTCACTGTGATGGCATACGACCGCTTTGTGGCCATCTGCCATCCTTTGCACTACACTACCATTATGACCCCATGCCTCTGCACATCTCTGGTGTCTTTCTCTTGGGTCATTGCCACTTTTAATCCTCTCTTGCATACCCTCATGATGGCCCGACTTCATTTCTGCTCTGAAAATATTATCCACCATTTCTTCTGTGACATcaactctctcctccctctctcctgttctGATACCAGTCTCAATCAGTTGATGGTTCTGTCTGTGGTGGGACTGATATTTGTGGTACCATCAGTTTGTATCTTAGCTTCTTATGGTCGCATTGTCTCTGCTGTGATGAAAATTACTTCTATGGAAGGAAAGCTCAAagcattctcaacctgtggatcccACCTTGCTTTGGTTATTCTTTTTTATGGAGCCATTGCAGGAATCTATATGAGCCCTTCATCCAACCATTCCACTGAAAAAGATTCAGCTGCATCAGTAATTTTTATGGTTGTAGCCCCTGTATTGAATCCTTTCATTTACAGCTTAAGGAACAATGAGCTGAAAGGGActttaaaaaagacttttagTCAGAGCAAAATATGTTCCAAGTGA